The Streptomyces luteogriseus genome includes a window with the following:
- a CDS encoding dipeptidase translates to MADLQDDLRTAAAAAGEFDELAEPYPDEGVVTAESYEPVSDPDDAPMTRARAILAAHPVADGYNGLPWALKRLSWYDLEDGESTVDTDVPRLCSGHVGALFWSLHLPEGLDGDRAVGATLEQLDLAKTVVRTCEEGLRPACTAGQVADARNCGRVAVLLGPAGAPALGDSLGILRQLHLLGLRVLTLTGVSWASEAGLTRFGEEVVREMNRLGVIADLSGASAQTLRRVLSLSRAPVLCSRSAARSLRPHPANLPDDLLAELGAAKGLCLVPLTAEQTGPTVRDVADHLDHIRAVAGAHCVGLSGTYDSGAAHPQELGDTSCYPRLIAELLRRGWEEADVALLTWGNVQRVLRGADFTARAVQQRREPSTATISELDG, encoded by the coding sequence ATGGCAGACCTCCAGGACGACCTGCGCACCGCCGCCGCGGCCGCCGGCGAGTTCGACGAACTGGCCGAGCCGTACCCCGACGAGGGCGTCGTCACGGCGGAGTCGTACGAGCCCGTCTCCGACCCGGACGACGCGCCCATGACCCGGGCCCGCGCCATCCTCGCCGCGCACCCCGTCGCCGACGGCTACAACGGACTGCCCTGGGCGCTCAAGCGCCTGTCCTGGTACGACCTGGAGGACGGCGAGAGCACCGTCGACACGGACGTGCCCCGGCTGTGCAGCGGCCATGTGGGCGCGCTGTTCTGGTCGTTGCACCTGCCCGAGGGCCTCGACGGCGACCGGGCCGTCGGCGCCACCCTGGAGCAGCTGGACCTGGCGAAGACCGTCGTCCGCACCTGCGAGGAGGGCCTGCGGCCGGCCTGCACGGCCGGGCAGGTCGCCGACGCCCGCAACTGCGGCCGCGTCGCCGTGCTCCTCGGCCCCGCCGGCGCCCCGGCCCTGGGCGACTCGCTCGGCATCCTGCGCCAGCTGCACCTGCTCGGTCTGCGCGTCCTCACGCTGACCGGGGTGTCCTGGGCGAGCGAGGCGGGCCTGACCCGGTTCGGCGAGGAGGTCGTCCGCGAGATGAACCGCCTCGGTGTGATCGCGGACCTCTCCGGCGCCTCCGCCCAGACCCTGCGCCGCGTCCTGAGCCTGTCCCGGGCGCCCGTGCTGTGCAGCCGCTCCGCGGCCCGGAGCCTGCGCCCCCACCCGGCCAACCTCCCCGACGACCTGCTGGCGGAGCTGGGCGCGGCCAAGGGGCTGTGCCTGGTGCCGCTGACCGCCGAGCAGACCGGCCCGACCGTCCGCGATGTCGCCGACCATCTCGACCACATCCGCGCCGTGGCCGGAGCGCACTGCGTCGGGCTGTCCGGCACGTACGACTCCGGAGCCGCGCACCCGCAGGAGCTCGGCGACACCTCCTGCTATCCGAGGCTGATCGCCGAGCTGCTGAGGCGCGGCTGGGAGGAGGCCGACGTGGCGCTGCTGACCTGGGGCAACGTCCAGCGCGTCCTGCGCGGCGCCGATTTCACGGCCCGTGCCGTCCAGCAGCGCCGCGAGCCGTCCACGGCGACGATCTCGGAGCTGGACGGGTAG
- a CDS encoding HAMP domain-containing histidine kinase, which produces MRRRLIQSTLAVVLVVIAVFGVSLVIVETRTISNSAQERVESEAVRLASIVDSRLFGAQQVDAEVLSKQVTQDRYYAVIRIPGESPIQVGTKPVGDVISATAPGEEGETVTVQEPRSSVTREVGRTLLIIALVALLAVVAAVLLAVRQANRLASPLTDLAETAERLGSGDPRPRHKRYGVPELDRVADVLDGSAERIARMLTAERRLAADASHQLRTPLTALSMRLEEITLTDDPDTVKEEATIALTQVERLTDVVERLLTNSRDPRTGSAVSFDLDEVIQQQLAEWRPAYRSAGRAIVSSGKRHLRAVGTPGAVAQVLAALIENSLMHGGGTVALRTRVTGNQAVIEVTDEGPGVPADLGARIFERAISGRNSTGIGLAVARDLAEADGGRLEMLQTKPPIFGLFLSRTPLHQPEDDEEPTVR; this is translated from the coding sequence ATGCGTCGCCGACTGATCCAGTCCACGCTCGCCGTGGTGCTCGTCGTGATCGCCGTCTTCGGCGTCTCCCTCGTCATCGTCGAGACCCGGACGATCAGCAACAGCGCCCAGGAGCGGGTGGAGTCCGAGGCGGTCCGCCTCGCCAGCATCGTCGACAGCCGGCTCTTCGGGGCGCAGCAGGTCGACGCCGAGGTGCTGAGCAAGCAGGTCACCCAGGACCGCTACTACGCGGTGATCCGCATCCCCGGGGAGTCGCCCATCCAGGTCGGCACGAAGCCCGTCGGGGACGTCATCAGCGCGACCGCGCCCGGCGAGGAGGGCGAGACGGTCACCGTCCAGGAGCCGCGCTCGTCGGTGACCCGTGAGGTCGGCCGGACGCTGCTGATCATCGCGCTGGTCGCGCTGCTGGCGGTGGTGGCCGCGGTGCTGCTGGCCGTCCGCCAGGCGAACCGGCTGGCGTCGCCGCTGACCGACCTCGCGGAGACGGCCGAGCGGCTCGGCTCCGGCGATCCACGGCCCCGGCACAAGCGCTACGGGGTGCCCGAGCTGGACCGGGTGGCGGACGTGCTGGACGGCTCCGCCGAGCGCATCGCCCGCATGCTGACCGCCGAACGTCGGCTGGCCGCGGACGCCTCCCACCAGCTGCGCACCCCGCTGACGGCGCTGTCGATGCGGCTGGAGGAGATCACTCTCACCGACGACCCGGACACGGTGAAGGAGGAGGCGACGATCGCGCTGACGCAGGTCGAGCGGCTCACGGACGTCGTGGAGCGGCTGCTGACGAACTCCCGCGATCCGCGCACCGGCTCCGCCGTCTCCTTCGACCTCGACGAGGTCATCCAGCAGCAGCTCGCGGAGTGGCGGCCGGCGTACCGCAGCGCGGGGCGGGCGATCGTCAGCTCCGGCAAACGGCATCTGCGCGCGGTGGGTACGCCCGGCGCGGTCGCGCAGGTCCTGGCCGCGCTGATCGAGAACTCCCTCATGCACGGGGGCGGCACGGTGGCCCTGCGCACCCGCGTCACCGGCAACCAGGCGGTCATCGAGGTCACGGACGAGGGCCCCGGCGTCCCCGCCGACCTGGGCGCCCGGATCTTCGAACGGGCGATCAGCGGCCGCAACTCCACGGGCATCGGCCTGGCCGTGGCCCGTGACCTGGCGGAGGCCGACGGCGGCCGCCTGGAAATGCTCCAGACCAAGCCCCCGATCTTCGGCCTGTTCCTGTCCCGCACCCCCCTGCACCAGCCCGAGGACGACGAGGAACCGACGGTCCGCTAG
- a CDS encoding ATP-binding protein, whose translation MSTTRPYPPGDRGPEPGGASGASEGGVAAAGAAGEGVDAPSGAAAPPGGRQVRRLSFDDQSGVVPLARDFTRQALYAWGWLPAASADQRAAAEDVLLVVSELVTNACLHAEGPDQLRITCDNKVIRVEVADRGTGQPAPRTPHRAGRPGGHGMFIVQRLCLDWGVVRTPGVSGKTVWAELSAPA comes from the coding sequence ATGAGCACCACCCGGCCTTACCCGCCGGGCGACCGCGGGCCGGAGCCCGGCGGCGCTTCCGGGGCGTCCGAGGGTGGCGTAGCGGCGGCCGGTGCGGCCGGCGAGGGCGTGGACGCGCCGTCCGGAGCCGCGGCGCCGCCGGGGGGTCGGCAGGTGCGCCGGCTGAGCTTCGACGACCAGAGCGGCGTGGTTCCGCTGGCCCGCGACTTCACCCGCCAGGCGCTGTACGCGTGGGGCTGGCTGCCCGCCGCCTCCGCCGACCAGCGGGCCGCCGCCGAGGATGTCCTGCTGGTCGTCTCCGAGCTGGTCACCAACGCCTGCCTGCATGCCGAGGGGCCGGACCAGCTGCGGATCACCTGCGACAACAAGGTGATCCGCGTGGAGGTCGCCGACCGGGGCACCGGTCAGCCCGCTCCTCGCACCCCGCACCGCGCGGGACGCCCGGGCGGCCACGGCATGTTCATCGTCCAGCGCCTGTGCCTGGACTGGGGCGTCGTCCGGACGCCGGGGGTCTCCGGCAAGACGGTCTGGGCGGAGCTGAGCGCACCCGCCTGA
- a CDS encoding oligopeptide:H+ symporter produces the protein MASSLTKDSARPGTPGSEKTFFGHPRGLATLFMTEMWERFSYYGMRALLPLYLVAPGGLHLPAGTATAIYAVYLSLVYLLTLPGGWFADRVLGPRKTVAVAGVVIMLGHLCLALPAAASFYVGLGLVAIGSGLLKANISTMVGHLYDGPEDPRRDGGFTVFYIGINLGAFIAPLVIGTVGENVNWHLGFALAALGMALGLVQFLLGSRHLDAKSSLVPTPLTPAEKASTLRKGLIWLAVAVVFYGIVGGTGHYTLNWALIPLTLLGLIVPILVITRILRDKDLDSGERSKVSAYIWFFVAAAVFWMIYDQGGSTLSLFAEKSADNTIFGWEFPVSWYQSVNPVLIMALAPVFAWLWLWLNRRGKEPSTIVKFASGLVLVGASFFLFLAPLSIAEGGHKAAAMWLVAIYFVQTVGELTLSPVGLSVTTKMAPAKYASQMMGVWFLAVTAGDSVTALLSNPAVGGVNLDKTGFVALEAALAVVAGFAVYMYRKKVKAMMGDVR, from the coding sequence ATGGCGTCCAGCCTGACGAAGGACTCGGCCCGACCGGGCACCCCCGGTTCCGAGAAGACCTTCTTCGGCCACCCCCGCGGACTGGCCACTCTGTTCATGACCGAGATGTGGGAGCGCTTCTCCTACTACGGCATGAGGGCCCTGCTCCCGCTGTACCTGGTGGCCCCGGGTGGCCTGCATCTGCCGGCGGGCACGGCGACGGCGATCTACGCCGTGTACCTGTCGCTGGTGTACCTGCTCACCCTGCCCGGCGGCTGGTTCGCCGACCGTGTGCTCGGCCCCCGCAAGACGGTCGCCGTCGCGGGCGTGGTCATCATGCTCGGCCACCTGTGCCTGGCGCTGCCCGCCGCCGCGAGCTTCTACGTCGGCCTGGGCCTGGTCGCCATCGGTTCCGGTCTGCTGAAGGCCAACATCTCCACGATGGTCGGCCACCTCTACGACGGCCCGGAGGACCCGCGCCGCGACGGCGGCTTCACGGTCTTCTACATCGGCATCAACCTCGGCGCCTTCATCGCGCCGCTGGTCATCGGCACCGTCGGTGAGAACGTCAACTGGCACCTTGGCTTCGCGCTGGCCGCGCTCGGCATGGCGCTGGGCCTCGTGCAGTTCCTGCTCGGCAGCCGCCACCTGGACGCGAAGAGCAGCCTGGTCCCGACCCCGCTGACACCCGCCGAGAAGGCCTCCACCCTGCGCAAGGGCCTGATCTGGCTGGCCGTGGCCGTGGTCTTCTACGGCATCGTCGGCGGCACCGGCCACTACACCCTGAACTGGGCGCTGATCCCGCTCACGCTGCTCGGCCTGATCGTGCCGATCCTGGTCATCACCCGCATCCTTCGCGACAAGGACCTGGACTCGGGCGAGCGCTCGAAGGTGTCGGCGTACATCTGGTTCTTCGTCGCCGCCGCCGTGTTCTGGATGATCTACGACCAGGGCGGCTCGACCCTGTCGCTGTTCGCCGAGAAGAGCGCCGACAACACGATCTTCGGCTGGGAGTTCCCGGTCTCCTGGTACCAGTCGGTCAACCCGGTCCTGATCATGGCGCTGGCGCCCGTCTTCGCCTGGCTGTGGCTGTGGCTGAACCGGCGCGGCAAGGAGCCCAGCACCATCGTGAAGTTCGCCTCCGGTCTGGTGCTGGTGGGTGCGTCCTTCTTCCTCTTCCTCGCCCCGCTGTCGATCGCCGAGGGCGGTCACAAGGCCGCGGCGATGTGGCTGGTCGCGATCTACTTCGTGCAGACCGTCGGTGAGCTGACGCTGTCCCCGGTGGGTCTGTCCGTGACGACGAAGATGGCGCCGGCGAAGTACGCCTCGCAGATGATGGGCGTCTGGTTCCTCGCGGTCACCGCGGGCGACTCCGTCACCGCGCTGCTGTCCAACCCGGCCGTCGGCGGGGTGAACCTCGACAAGACCGGCTTCGTGGCGCTGGAGGCGGCGCTCGCCGTGGTCGCCGGCTTCGCGGTGTACATGTACCGCAAGAAGGTCAAGGCCATGATGGGCGACGTCCGCTGA
- a CDS encoding STAS domain-containing protein: MDRGTVGSAQSGRLLVEVREEGSSAVVTPAGELDHHTADLLREPLDDCLAKGFKRLVIDCARLEFCDSTGLNVLLGARLKAEAAGGGVSLAGMQPVVARVFEITGADAVFSVHDSLEAALADESG, encoded by the coding sequence ATGGACCGCGGGACGGTCGGCAGCGCACAGTCTGGCCGGCTTCTGGTGGAGGTGCGGGAAGAGGGCTCTAGTGCCGTCGTGACCCCGGCGGGTGAGTTGGATCACCACACCGCCGATTTGTTGCGGGAGCCACTCGACGACTGCCTCGCCAAAGGATTCAAGCGCCTGGTCATCGATTGCGCACGCCTGGAGTTCTGTGACTCCACGGGGCTCAACGTGCTCCTCGGGGCACGGTTGAAGGCGGAGGCCGCCGGTGGCGGCGTCTCGCTCGCCGGCATGCAGCCGGTCGTGGCGCGCGTGTTCGAGATCACGGGTGCGGATGCGGTCTTCAGCGTCCATGACTCGCTCGAGGCGGCCCTGGCCGACGAGTCGGGCTGA
- a CDS encoding GtrA family protein, translated as MGHGASRLRRIVREVAKFGAVGGLGVLVNLVAFNLVRHTTDLQVVRASVIATVVAIVFNYVGFRYFTYRDRDKSRRTREMTLFLLFSAIGLVIENGVLYAATYGFGWNTPLQNNVFKFLGIGIATLFRFWSYRSWVFRALPAAETPAPPAPVRQSEQTVPPKAKQQVP; from the coding sequence ATGGGACATGGTGCCTCTCGGCTCCGACGGATCGTCCGCGAAGTCGCCAAGTTCGGCGCGGTGGGCGGTCTCGGGGTGCTGGTCAACCTCGTCGCCTTCAACCTGGTGCGGCACACCACCGACCTCCAGGTGGTGCGCGCGAGCGTGATCGCGACCGTCGTCGCGATCGTCTTCAACTACGTCGGCTTCCGCTACTTCACGTACCGCGACCGCGACAAGAGCCGCCGCACGCGTGAGATGACTCTCTTCCTGCTGTTCAGCGCGATCGGCCTGGTCATCGAGAACGGCGTCCTGTACGCGGCCACGTACGGCTTCGGCTGGAACACCCCGCTGCAGAACAACGTCTTCAAGTTCCTGGGCATCGGCATCGCGACCCTGTTCCGGTTCTGGTCCTACCGCTCGTGGGTCTTCCGCGCCCTGCCCGCCGCCGAGACGCCGGCTCCCCCGGCCCCGGTCCGCCAGAGCGAGCAGACCGTCCCGCCGAAGGCGAAGCAGCAGGTGCCGTAA
- the purE gene encoding 5-(carboxyamino)imidazole ribonucleotide mutase yields MSPVVGIVMGSDSDWPVMEAAAKALDEFEIAYEVDVVSAHRMPREMVAYGEQADGRGLKVIIAGAGGAAHLPGMLASVTPLPVIGVPVPLKYLDGMDSLLSIVQMPAGVPVATVSVAGARNAGLLAARILAAHDEELRGRMRDFQQELNDQATEKGKRLRSKVEGSGGFGFGAGK; encoded by the coding sequence ATGAGCCCTGTTGTTGGCATCGTCATGGGGTCGGACTCCGACTGGCCCGTCATGGAGGCCGCCGCCAAGGCCCTCGACGAGTTCGAGATCGCCTACGAGGTCGACGTCGTCTCCGCGCACCGCATGCCGCGCGAGATGGTCGCCTACGGCGAGCAGGCCGACGGCCGCGGGCTCAAGGTGATCATCGCCGGGGCGGGCGGCGCCGCCCACCTGCCCGGCATGCTCGCCTCCGTGACCCCGCTGCCCGTCATCGGCGTGCCCGTGCCGCTGAAGTACCTCGACGGCATGGACAGCCTCCTGTCCATCGTGCAGATGCCGGCCGGTGTGCCCGTCGCCACGGTCTCCGTCGCCGGTGCCCGCAACGCCGGTCTGCTGGCGGCCCGCATCCTCGCCGCGCACGACGAGGAACTGCGCGGCCGGATGCGCGACTTCCAGCAGGAGCTGAACGACCAGGCCACCGAGAAGGGCAAGCGCCTGCGCTCCAAGGTCGAGGGCTCGGGCGGATTCGGCTTCGGCGCGGGGAAGTGA
- a CDS encoding RNA polymerase sigma factor SigF, protein MSPRLDESRTHKAASTPPPEHLDPIEQVEMLVTQDGLLAGLPDIPPYEEVDAVDARALSKTLFERLETLEEGTHEYSYVRNTLVELNLALVKFAASRFRSRSEPMEDIIQVGTIGLIKAIDRFELSRGVEFPTFAMPTIVGEIKRFFRDTSWSVRVPRRLQELRLDLAKAGDELAQKLDRAPTVAELAERLGISNDEVVEGMAASNAYTASSLDAQPEEDDSEGALADRIGYEDHGLEGIEYVESLKPLIAELPPRDRKILSLRFVAGMTQSEIGEELGISQMHVSRLLSRTLVRLRKGLTVEE, encoded by the coding sequence ATGTCACCCCGGCTCGACGAATCGCGTACCCACAAAGCGGCGTCGACACCCCCTCCGGAACATCTGGATCCCATCGAGCAGGTCGAGATGCTCGTCACACAGGACGGCCTCCTCGCCGGACTTCCGGACATCCCGCCGTACGAGGAAGTCGACGCGGTCGACGCCCGGGCGCTGTCCAAGACCCTCTTCGAGCGTCTGGAGACGCTGGAGGAAGGGACCCACGAGTACTCGTACGTCCGCAACACGCTCGTCGAACTGAACCTCGCGCTGGTCAAGTTCGCCGCCTCCCGGTTCCGCTCCCGCAGCGAGCCGATGGAGGACATCATCCAGGTCGGCACCATCGGCCTGATCAAGGCGATCGACCGCTTCGAGCTGTCCCGCGGTGTGGAGTTCCCCACGTTCGCGATGCCGACCATCGTCGGTGAGATCAAGCGCTTCTTCCGCGACACCTCGTGGTCCGTGCGCGTGCCGCGCCGGCTCCAGGAACTGCGGCTCGACCTGGCCAAGGCCGGGGACGAACTGGCCCAGAAGCTCGACCGCGCCCCCACGGTGGCCGAGCTGGCGGAGCGCCTCGGGATCTCCAACGACGAGGTCGTCGAGGGCATGGCCGCGTCGAACGCCTACACCGCCTCCTCGCTGGATGCCCAGCCGGAGGAGGACGACTCCGAGGGCGCGCTCGCGGACCGCATCGGCTACGAGGACCACGGGCTCGAAGGCATCGAGTACGTCGAGTCGTTGAAGCCTCTGATCGCGGAACTCCCGCCGCGCGACCGGAAGATCCTGTCCCTGCGGTTCGTCGCGGGCATGACCCAGTCGGAGATCGGCGAAGAGCTCGGCATCTCGCAGATGCACGTCTCGCGGCTGCTGTCGCGGACGCTGGTACGGCTGCGCAAGGGGCTGACCGTCGAGGAGTGA
- a CDS encoding LPXTG cell wall anchor domain-containing protein has protein sequence MSYRKRTAALASAAALAGSAVWMAAPVARAEVVDVNYQCKTPIGDKSAVSPIDIKGVRSGSGYRVTMSWRKGVSSSPVELGKGAMTPSATIALGGAGSGTLSVSGPANDAAIPANTPIKISDLSGTYTPKKSGEVTFTAGVLTIKALGTTTTCTPTHDPGPSLTLDVTAASGGGASGSAQGGGSGSDDGAGLPRTGPEDSAVALGTLGGTVLLAGAAGALWLTRRHQETRAGR, from the coding sequence GTGTCGTACCGGAAACGAACCGCCGCGCTCGCGTCCGCCGCGGCCCTGGCCGGCTCGGCGGTGTGGATGGCCGCCCCCGTCGCCCGGGCCGAGGTCGTCGACGTCAACTACCAGTGCAAGACGCCGATCGGCGACAAGAGTGCCGTCTCGCCCATCGACATCAAGGGTGTCAGGAGCGGCAGCGGCTACCGGGTCACCATGTCCTGGCGGAAGGGCGTCTCCTCCAGCCCGGTCGAGCTGGGCAAGGGCGCGATGACGCCGAGCGCCACCATCGCCCTGGGCGGCGCCGGCAGCGGCACCCTGTCGGTGTCCGGCCCCGCCAACGACGCCGCGATCCCCGCCAACACGCCGATCAAGATCAGTGATCTGAGCGGCACGTACACGCCCAAGAAGAGCGGCGAGGTCACCTTCACGGCCGGTGTGCTCACCATCAAGGCGCTCGGCACGACGACGACCTGCACCCCGACGCACGACCCGGGCCCGTCCCTCACCCTCGACGTCACGGCCGCGAGCGGCGGTGGTGCCTCCGGTTCCGCCCAGGGCGGCGGCTCCGGCTCGGACGACGGTGCCGGACTTCCGCGGACCGGGCCAGAGGACTCGGCCGTAGCCCTCGGCACCCTCGGCGGCACGGTCCTGCTCGCCGGCGCGGCAGGCGCCCTGTGGCTGACGCGGCGTCACCAGGAAACACGGGCGGGCCGTTGA
- a CDS encoding 5-(carboxyamino)imidazole ribonucleotide synthase, giving the protein MTFPVVGMVGGGQLARMTHEAGIPLGIRFKLLSDTPQDSAAQVVSDVVVGDYRDLDTLREFARGCDVITFDHEHVPTEHLRALEADGIPVRPGPDALVHAQDKGVMRAKLDAIGVPCPRHRIVSDPQDVAAFAAEGEGFPVVLKTVRGGYDGKGVWVVDSVEEAADPFKAGVPVLAEEKVDFLRELAANVVRSPHGQAVAYPVVESRQVNGVCDTVIAPAPDLDEALALEASEMALNIAKELDVVGHLAVELFQTRDGRILVNELAMRPHNSGHWSMDGAVTSQFANHVRAVLDLPLGDPRPRAPWTVMVNVLGGDYPDMYSAYLHCMARDPQLKIHMYGKDVKPGRKVGHVNTYGDDLDDVLERARHAAGYLRGTITE; this is encoded by the coding sequence GTGACGTTCCCCGTAGTCGGCATGGTCGGCGGTGGCCAGCTCGCTCGTATGACACACGAGGCGGGCATCCCGCTGGGCATCAGGTTCAAGCTCCTCAGTGACACCCCGCAGGACTCCGCTGCGCAGGTCGTGAGCGATGTCGTCGTCGGCGACTATCGCGACCTCGACACGCTGCGCGAGTTCGCCCGGGGGTGCGATGTGATCACCTTCGATCACGAACACGTACCCACCGAGCACCTCAGGGCCCTGGAGGCGGACGGCATCCCCGTGCGCCCCGGCCCCGACGCGCTCGTGCACGCCCAGGACAAGGGGGTGATGCGCGCGAAGCTCGACGCGATCGGCGTCCCCTGCCCCAGACACCGGATCGTCTCCGACCCGCAGGACGTGGCCGCCTTCGCGGCCGAGGGCGAGGGATTCCCGGTCGTCCTCAAGACCGTCCGCGGCGGCTACGACGGCAAGGGCGTGTGGGTGGTCGACTCCGTCGAGGAGGCCGCCGACCCGTTCAAGGCCGGCGTCCCCGTGCTCGCCGAGGAGAAGGTCGACTTCCTGCGCGAGCTCGCCGCCAACGTCGTACGCTCCCCGCACGGCCAGGCCGTGGCCTACCCGGTCGTGGAGTCCCGCCAGGTCAACGGCGTGTGCGACACGGTCATCGCCCCGGCGCCCGACCTCGACGAGGCCCTCGCCCTGGAGGCCTCCGAGATGGCGCTGAACATCGCCAAGGAGCTCGACGTGGTCGGCCACCTCGCGGTCGAGCTGTTCCAGACCCGCGACGGCCGCATCCTCGTCAACGAGCTCGCGATGCGCCCGCACAACAGCGGCCACTGGTCGATGGACGGCGCCGTCACCAGCCAGTTCGCCAACCACGTCCGGGCGGTCCTGGACCTGCCCCTCGGCGACCCGCGCCCGCGTGCCCCGTGGACCGTCATGGTCAACGTCCTCGGCGGCGACTACCCGGACATGTACTCCGCGTACCTGCACTGCATGGCCCGCGACCCCCAGCTGAAGATCCACATGTACGGCAAGGACGTGAAACCCGGCCGCAAGGTCGGTCACGTCAACACCTACGGCGACGACCTGGACGACGTGCTGGAGCGCGCCCGTCACGCTGCCGGCTACCTGAGAGGCACCATCACCGAATGA
- a CDS encoding dipeptidase — protein MTSREAARELLREFPVVDGHNDLPWALREQVRYDLDARDIAADQSAHLHTDIPRLRAGGVGAQYWSVYVRTDSPDPVAATLEQIDCVRQLLTRHPEDLRPARTAADMEAARGEGRIASLMGAEGGHSIANSLGTLRGLYGLGVRYMTLTHNDNVDWADSATDEPKAGGLTAFGREVVREMNRLGMLVDLSHVAATTMRDALDASSAPVIFSHSSARAVCDHPRNVPDEVLERLPANGGMAMVTFVPKFVLQAAVDWTAAADENMRAHGFHHLDTTAEAMKVHHAFEERHPRPVATVATVADHLDHMREVAGVDHLGIGGDYDGTAFTPDGLADVSGYPNLLAELLERGWSKADLAKLTWKNAVRVLDAAEDVARGLQATRAPSNATLESLDASAG, from the coding sequence ATGACCTCCCGGGAGGCAGCCCGGGAACTCCTGCGCGAGTTCCCGGTCGTCGACGGCCACAACGACCTGCCCTGGGCGCTGCGCGAGCAGGTCCGCTACGACCTCGACGCCCGCGACATCGCCGCCGACCAGAGCGCCCATCTGCACACCGACATCCCCCGGCTGCGCGCCGGCGGGGTCGGTGCGCAGTACTGGTCGGTGTACGTGCGCACGGACTCGCCCGACCCGGTCGCCGCCACCCTCGAACAGATCGACTGCGTACGGCAGTTGCTGACCCGCCACCCCGAGGACCTGCGCCCCGCGCGCACCGCCGCCGACATGGAGGCCGCGCGCGGGGAGGGCCGGATCGCCTCCCTCATGGGAGCGGAGGGCGGCCACTCCATCGCCAACTCCCTGGGCACCCTGCGCGGTCTGTACGGCCTCGGCGTGCGGTACATGACCCTCACCCACAACGACAACGTCGACTGGGCCGACTCCGCGACCGACGAACCGAAGGCCGGCGGCCTCACCGCGTTCGGCCGCGAGGTCGTCCGGGAGATGAACCGGCTCGGCATGCTCGTCGACCTCTCCCATGTGGCGGCGACGACCATGCGGGACGCGCTCGACGCGAGCTCCGCCCCGGTGATCTTCTCCCACTCCTCCGCACGGGCCGTGTGCGACCACCCGCGCAACGTCCCGGACGAGGTCCTGGAGCGGCTGCCCGCCAACGGCGGCATGGCGATGGTGACGTTCGTGCCGAAGTTCGTGCTCCAGGCGGCCGTGGACTGGACGGCCGCGGCCGACGAGAACATGCGTGCCCACGGCTTCCACCACCTCGACACCACCGCGGAGGCCATGAAGGTCCACCACGCCTTCGAGGAGCGGCACCCCCGCCCGGTCGCGACGGTGGCGACGGTCGCCGACCACCTGGACCACATGCGCGAGGTCGCCGGCGTCGACCATCTCGGCATCGGCGGCGACTACGACGGCACGGCCTTCACCCCCGACGGCCTCGCCGATGTCTCCGGCTACCCGAACCTCCTCGCGGAACTGCTGGAGCGCGGCTGGTCCAAGGCTGATCTGGCCAAGCTGACCTGGAAGAACGCGGTCCGGGTGCTGGACGCGGCGGAGGACGTGGCCCGGGGACTTCAGGCCACCCGGGCGCCGTCCAACGCCACGCTCGAGTCGCTGGACGCGTCCGCCGGCTGA
- a CDS encoding response regulator transcription factor gives MTRVLLAEDDASISEPLARALRREGYEVEVREDGPTALDAGLQGGVDLVVLDLGLPGMDGLEVARRLRGEGHAIPILILTARADEVDTVVGLDAGADDYVTKPFRLAELLARVRALLRRGASEPQQPPATHGVRIDVESHRAWMGEEELQLTAKEFDLLRVLVRDAGRVVTRDQLMREVWDTTWWSSTKTLDMHISWLRKKLGDDAANPRYIATVRGVGFRFEKS, from the coding sequence ATGACCCGTGTACTGCTCGCCGAGGACGATGCGTCCATCTCGGAGCCGCTGGCCCGCGCTCTGCGCCGGGAGGGCTACGAGGTCGAGGTCCGCGAGGACGGACCCACCGCTCTCGACGCCGGACTGCAGGGCGGAGTCGACCTGGTCGTGCTCGACCTCGGTCTGCCCGGCATGGACGGCCTGGAGGTGGCCCGCCGCCTGCGGGGCGAAGGCCACGCCATCCCGATCCTCATCCTGACCGCGCGCGCCGACGAGGTGGACACCGTCGTCGGGCTCGACGCGGGCGCCGACGACTACGTCACCAAGCCGTTCCGGCTCGCCGAACTGCTCGCGCGGGTGCGGGCCCTGCTCCGGCGCGGCGCCTCCGAGCCGCAGCAGCCGCCCGCCACGCACGGCGTGCGCATCGACGTCGAGTCGCACCGCGCCTGGATGGGCGAGGAGGAGCTCCAGCTCACCGCCAAGGAGTTCGACCTGCTGCGGGTGCTGGTGCGCGACGCGGGCCGGGTCGTCACCCGCGACCAGCTGATGCGGGAGGTCTGGGACACGACGTGGTGGTCGTCGACCAAGACCCTCGACATGCACATCTCCTGGCTGCGCAAGAAGCTCGGCGACGACGCGGCCAACCCCCGCTACATCGCCACCGTGCGCGGTGTGGGTTTCCGTTTCGAGAAGAGCTGA